Proteins from one Aythya fuligula isolate bAytFul2 chromosome 23, bAytFul2.pri, whole genome shotgun sequence genomic window:
- the MAP3K6 gene encoding mitogen-activated protein kinase kinase kinase 6 produces MEAPGPPPAPAAGSCWQDPLAVAGTAGRPVCGGRRRALRVVCVLSREPPACPALRPLRDACRELRARLHTLPFDTLVLGDTGTLERFYNADVAVVELSDAVCQPSLFYHLGVRESFNMPHNVLLCCHSALPGLQALQEDICQKNSDLCGTYTFIPYAVTAQNKVVCCDAGAMKCLAELFQPSFGTEPFFTPLTARLVRLLEGVPTNSCGYFRETIRRDIRRAREMFRGEQLSRELARIQQRLDSVELLSLDIIVNLLLSYRDVQDYDSIISLVETLRALPTCDVAEQPNVRFHYAFALSRRNRPGDRARALSVLLPAVEHRDRAAPDLLCLCGRIYKDTFISSSFTDTRARDRALYWYSKAFEVEPSLHAGINAAVLLVAAGHQFDSSVQLQQIGVKLSCLQGRKGSLEELRHYWDVGFCLGAGILANDLGKVIQASEKLYKLNAPSWYLVSVMETFLLYKHFQKSPPVPSARQELADFWLAFLLAACQPFVPAPRCPVLVLELGKVLWPARLAVRSATEEHAVTLALVHPSEEKAVSSWSFAAADIRGVSICKCDERGCFLYVVHAEEDFQLYFPSQQHCQWFCERVQSFLAEQAAGGEELPSPTQPILEYSYEYSETGERVVLGRGTYGVVYAGRCLSTQVRIAIKEIPERDSRFSQPLHEEIALHKRLRHRNIVRYLGSVSQDGFIKIFMEEVPGGSLSSLLCSKWGPLKDNEPTIVFYTRQILDGLSYLHDNHIVHRDIKGDNVLINTYSGVLKISDFGTSKRLAGISPSAETFTGTLQYMAPEIIDQGPWGYGKPADIWSLGCTIIEMATGKPPFYELGSPQAAMFKVPTVGMFKMHPEVPESMSDKAKTFILRCFEADPAKRATAAALLQDPFLASARRARGQGVPAAGDSPRLERRDGDAEGTDGTRGRSSARQEGAGGGTGGSPLLPHCPSEAAPRCSSPQGSAGSDHSLRSSSPEESGDRFVLRQDSKRRATLLRILADEAPGIAAALQESQGASGTRLGSEHVALLLGCLRSYIQRPARHQLRRELLALQERLREDGLSLPHLRGPLLGFQAVVRQALRRHHVKPHWMFALDDAISQAVQAALTVLVRDLGMTASGLQEAGDKDTGDKDDPTPPRLSVPSSQTPWDSTNSGLSTGPSPGEGGSALVAQLCRLRTETDRLLRELAEKEQEWQQLVQRALRSGVGDATVPSHPQHRGEHGEATTGQGPLSPSPEPVPCGQADPLLLEWLQQHGTDAATTATLLSHGFTLRDLLGSATRDDLFYTGIRRGPAYRLWAAILEQRRALGKGGAEPSPTPGTS; encoded by the exons ATGGAAGCCCCGggtccccccccggccccggctgccggcagctgctggcaggaccCTCTGGCGGTGGCGGGCACGGCGGGCCGCCCGGTgtgcggggggcggcggcgggcgctgcGCGTGGTGTGCGTGCTGAGCCGCGAGCCCCCCGCCTGCCCCGCGCTGCGCCCCCTGCGCGACGCCTGCCGCGAGCTGCGGGCGCGCCTGCACACCCTGCCCTTCGACACCCTGGTGCTGGGAGACACCGGCACGCTGGAGCGCTTCTACAACGCCG ATGTGGCCGTGGTGGAGCTGAGCGACGCCGTCTGCCAGCCCTCGCTCTTCTACCACCTGGGCGTGCGGGAGAGCTTCAACATGCCCCACAacgtgctgctgtgctgccacagcGCCCTGCCCGGCCTCCAGGCCCTGCAG gAGGACATCTGCCAGAAGAACTCG GACCTCTGCGGCACCTACACCTTCATCCCCTACGCCGTGACCGCCCAGAACAAGGTGGTGTGCTGCGACGCCGGGGCCATGAAGTGCCTGGCCGAGCTCTTCCAGCCCAGCTTCGGCACCGAGCCCTTCTTCACCCCGCTGACGGCACGGCTCGtcaggctgctggagggggTCCCCACCAACTCCTG TGGCTATTTTCGGGAGACCATCCGGCGCGACATCCGCCGGGCGCGGGAGATGTTCCGGGGCGAGCAGCTGAGCCGGGAGCTGGCCCGCATCCAGCAGCGCCTGGACAGCGtggagctgctcagcctggaCATCATCGTCAACCTCCTCCTCTCCTACCGCGACGTGCAG GATTACGACTCCATCATCTCGCTGGTGGAGACCCTGCGGGCCCTGCCGACCTGCGACGTGGCCGAGCAGCCCAACGTGCGCTTCCACTACGCCTTCGCCCTCAGCCG GCGCAACCGCCCCGGGGACCGTGCGCGGGCTCTGTCGGTGCTGCTGCCCGCGGTggagcacagggacagggctgCCCCCGACCTCCTCTGCTTGTGTGGCCGCATCTACAAGGACACCTTCATCAGCTCCAGCTTCACCGACACCAGGGCAAGGGACCGAGCCTTGTACTG GTACAGCAAAGCCTTCGAGGTGGAGCCCAGCCTCCACGCGGGCATCAACGCCGCCGTCCTCCTCGTGGCCGCCGGGCACCAGTTCGACAGCTccgtgcagctgcagcagatcG GCGTGaagctgagctgcctgcagggccgCAAGGgcagcctggaggagctgcgGCACTACTGGGACGTGGGCTTCTGCCTGGGGGCTGGCATCTTGGCCAACGACCTGGGCAAAGTCATCCAGGCCTCCGAGAAGCTCTACAAGCTCAACGCGCCCAGCTG GTACCTGGTGTCGGTCATGGAGACCTTCCTGCTCTACAAACACTTCCAGAAGAGCCCCCCGGTGCCGTCGGCGCGGCAGGAGCTGGCTGATTTCTGGCTGGCCTTCCTCCTCGCCGCGTGCCAGCCCTTCGTCCCCGCGCCGCGCTGCCCG GTCCTCGTCCTGGAGCTCGGCAAGGTGCTGTGGCCGGCCCGGCTGGCGGTGCGCAGCGCCACGGAGGAGCACGCCGTGACCCTCGCCCTCGTGCACCCCTCGGAGGAG AAAGCGGTGTCCAGCTGGAGCTTCGCGGCCGCAGACATCCGGGGGGTGAG CATCTGCAAGTGTGACGAGCGGGGCTGCTTCCTGTACGTGGTGCACGCCGAGGAGGATTTCCAGCTTTAtttcccctcccagcagcactgccagtg GTTCTGCGAGCGGGTCCAATCCTTCCTCGCCGAGCAGGCGGCGGGCGGCGAggagctgcccagccccacgcagcccATCCTGGAG tACAGCTACGAGTACTCGGAGACGGGCGAGCgggtggtgctgggcaggggcacCTACGGGGTGGTCTACGCCGGGCGCTGCCTCAGCACCCAAGTGCGCATCGCCATCAAGGAGATCCCCGAGCGGGACAGCCG gTTCTCGCAGCCCTTGCACGAGGAGATCGCCTTGCACAAGCGCCTGCGGCACAGGAACATCGTGCGCTACCTGGGCTCCGTCAGCCAGGACGGCTTCATCAAGATCTTCATGGAGGAGGTGCCCGGAG GGAGCCTCTCGTCCCTGCTGTGCTCCAAGTGGGGTCCCCTGAAGGACAACGAGCCCACCATCGTCTTCTACACCCGCCAGATCCTGGATGGGCTCAGCTACCTCCACGACAACCACATCGTGCACCGAGACATCaag GGAGACAACGTCCTCATCAACACCTACAGCGGGGTGCTGAAGATCTCCGACTTTGGCACCTCCAAGAGGCTGGCGGGCATCAGCCCCAGCGCTGAGACCTTCACGG GCACCCTGCAGTACATGGCCCCCGAAATCATCGACCAGGGGCCATGGGGTTACGGGAAGCCGGCGGATATCTGGTCCCTGGGCTGCACCATCATCGAGATGGCCACGGGCAAGCCCCCTTTCTACGagctgggcagcccccaggcGGCGATGTTCAAGGTACCCACG GTGGGCATGTTCAAGATGCACCCGGAGGTGCCCGAGTCCATGTCGGACAAGGCCAAGACTTTCATCCTTCGCTGCTTCGAGGCCGACCCGGCCAAGCGGGCCACGGCGGCCGCGTTGCTGCAGGACCCGTTCCTGGCCAGTGCCAGGCGTGCCCGGGGCCAgggggtgcctgcagcagggg ATTCCCCCCGCCTGGAGCGCCGGGATGGGGATGCGGAGGGCACCGATGGCACCAGGGGACGTTCCTCGGCCAGGCAGGAGGGCGCaggggggggcactgggggcagccccctgctcccacaCTGCCCCAGTGAGGCAGCCCCCCGCTGCAG CTCTCCCCAGGGCTCGGCTGGCTCCGACCACAGCCTGCGCTCGTCCTCGCCGGAGGAGAGCGGCGACCGCTTCGTGCTGCGGCAGGACAGCAAGCGCCGCGCCACGCTGCTGCGCATCCTCGCCGACGAGGCGCCCGGCATCGCGGCCGCCTTGCAGGAGAGCCAG GGTGCGTCGGGGACACGGCTGGGCTCGGAGCACGtcgccctgctgctgggctgcctgcgGAGCTACATCCAGCGCCCCGCGCGGCACCAGCTGCGCCGCGAGCTCCTGGCGCTGCAGGAGCGGCTGCGGGAGGACGGGCTCAGCCTGCCCCACCTGCGGGGTCCCCTCCTCGGATTCCAGGCGGTG GTGAGGCAGGCGCTGCGCCGGCACCACGTCAAACCCCACTGGATGTTTGCGCTGGACGACGCCATCAGCCAGGCGGTGCAGGCGGCTCTCACCGTGCTCGTGAGAG ACCTAGGAATGACGGCCAgcgggctgcaggaggctggtgaCAAGGACACAGGTGACAAGGACGACCCCACGCCGCCCAGGCTCTCCGTCCCCAGCAGCCAGACCCCGTGGGACAGCACCAATTCGGGGCTCAGCAccggccccagccctggggaggggggctcAGCACTGGTGGCACAGCTCTGCCGCCTGCGCACGGAGACGGACAG GTTGCTCCGGGAGCTGGCCGAGAAGGAGCAGGAATggcagcagctggtgcagcGGGCACTTCGCTCCGGGGTCGGGGACGCCACGgtccccagccacccccagcaccgTGGTGAGCACGGCGAGGCCACCACGGGGCAGGGTCCCTTGTCCCCGTCCCCAGAGCCCGTCCCCTGTGGCCAGGCCGACCCCCTCCTCCTCgagtggctgcagcagcacggcaCGGACGCCGCCACCACGGCCACG CTCCTGTCCCACGGCTTCACCCTGCGGGACCTG